A genomic window from Sparus aurata chromosome 4, fSpaAur1.1, whole genome shotgun sequence includes:
- the dbx1a gene encoding homeobox protein DBX1-A — protein sequence MMIPSVLAPPALYPGLYRPAAALPLHQTLPSIFPTHSSFLVEDLLRISHPAAFINRTAASSSASPQTATTTLSFSGMPERAMATTAMTRESCSPKTSVPSSKDPTFLKFGVSAILAPSPKTASLTPTIHNLHSKTFPFPCFDGTFHPIFRTPYLPASSSVVPIPGTFSWPLAARGKPRRGMLRRAVFSDVQRKALEKMFQKQKYISKPDRKKLASKLGLKDSQVKIWFQNRRMKWRNSKERELLSSGGCREQTLPTKANPHPDLSDVGKKSSADEEEDEEEEFRRERMRAAGSSISSPSLSSKHSDFSESDEEEITVS from the exons ATGATGATCCCAAGCGTCCTCGCGCCTCCCGCCCTGTACCCGGGGCTGTACCGGCCCGCCGCCGCGCTGCCGCTCCACCAGACTCTGCCGTCCATCTTCCCGACCCACTCCAGCTTTCTAGTGGAGGACCTGCTGCGGATAAGCCACCCCGCCGCCTTCATTAACCGGACTGCCGCTTCATCGAGCGCCTCCCCGCAAACGGCCACCACCACCTTGTCCTTCAGCGGCATGCCGGAGCGCGCGATGGCCACGACCGCGATGACGCGCGAGTCGTGCTCGCCGAAAACGTCAGTGCCGAGCAGTAAGGACCCAACTTTTCTCAAGTTTGGAGTGAGCGCCATCCTCGCACCTTCACCAAAGACCG CGTCCTTAACCCCCACGATCCACAACCTGCACTCCAAGACCTTCCCCTTCCCCTGCTTTGACGGCACCTTTCACCCCATATTCAGAACGCCTTATTTACCAG catCTTCATCCGTTGTTCCCATCCCCGGGACGTTTTCGTGGCCCCTGGCCGCCAGAGGCAAACCCCGCAGAGGGATGCTGAGGAGGGCGGTGTTCTCCGACGTGCAGCGCAAAGCCTTGGAGAAAATGTTccagaaacagaaatacatcAGCAAGCCCGACAGAAAGAAGCTGGCCTCTAAACTGGGCCTGAAGGACTCAcag GTGAAAATCTGGTTCCAGAACCGGCGGATGAAGTGGAGGAACTCCAAGGAACGGGAGCTGCTGTCGTCCGGCGGCTGCCGCGAGCAGACGCTGCCCACCAAAGCCAATCCGCACCCGGACCTGAGCGACGTGGGCAAGAAGTCCTCAGCCgacgaagaggaggacgaggaagaagagttcagaagagagaggatgagggCGGCAGGCTCCAGcatctcctctccatctctttccaGCAAGCACTCGGACTTCTCAGAGTCAGACGAAGAAGAAATAACAGtatcttaa